One Entomomonas asaccharolytica DNA segment encodes these proteins:
- a CDS encoding ABC transporter ATP-binding protein: MILSAQQVGKVIKGEQDLVILQDISFELEAGDSLAIVGSSGSGKSTLLGLLAGLDTPSSGTITLAGKTLNQLNEDQRAAVRAENVGFVFQSFQLLDTLTALENVMLPLELEGNSNANQQAHQLLTRVGLKHRLHHYPKQLSGGEQQRVAIARAFASTPKILFADEPTGNLDTHTGEHISDLLFELNQEQSTTLVLVTHEERLAKRCQRRIQIEAGQLISEAN; the protein is encoded by the coding sequence ATGATTTTGAGTGCGCAGCAAGTTGGAAAAGTTATCAAAGGTGAGCAAGACCTTGTCATTCTACAAGACATTAGTTTTGAGCTTGAGGCAGGTGATAGTTTAGCCATTGTGGGAAGTTCTGGCTCTGGTAAATCAACACTATTAGGATTACTTGCTGGTTTAGACACACCTAGTTCTGGCACTATTACACTAGCGGGCAAAACACTTAATCAACTTAATGAAGATCAACGTGCCGCAGTAAGAGCAGAAAATGTGGGTTTTGTTTTTCAATCTTTTCAACTACTTGATACTTTAACAGCGCTAGAAAACGTTATGTTACCGTTAGAACTAGAAGGTAATAGCAACGCTAATCAACAAGCACATCAACTATTAACAAGAGTAGGATTAAAACATCGTCTACACCATTATCCTAAACAACTGTCAGGTGGAGAACAGCAAAGAGTAGCTATTGCTCGTGCGTTCGCTTCGACTCCCAAAATATTATTTGCTGATGAACCAACAGGTAATTTGGATACCCATACAGGTGAACATATTAGTGATTTATTATTTGAGCTTAATCAAGAACAATCTACCACACTGGTACTAGTTACTCATGAAGAACGACTAGCTAAACGTTGCCAACGAAGAATTCAAATTGAAGCAGGTCAACTTATCAGTGAGGCTAACTAA
- a CDS encoding arylesterase, whose amino-acid sequence MLKRVLIVIIALLTIPIASGKTLLIVGDSISAGFGIEVGQGWVSLLEQRLKDKQYNYQLINASISGDTTTNGVARLPNLLEKYKPDVVVIELGGNDGLRGTPPKLIEQNLTQMVSLAKQQATVLLVGIELPPNYGQQYLDRFVAVYQAVAEQQQVALLPSIVVNTGANPDLMQADGVHPNTKGQAIIMEDVWQKLQPLLK is encoded by the coding sequence ATGTTAAAAAGAGTTCTGATTGTTATCATAGCATTATTAACTATTCCCATTGCTAGCGGCAAAACATTGCTTATTGTGGGGGATAGTATAAGTGCAGGCTTTGGTATAGAAGTTGGGCAAGGTTGGGTTAGTTTACTTGAACAACGCTTAAAAGATAAACAATATAATTATCAATTAATTAATGCATCTATTTCGGGAGATACTACCACCAATGGTGTTGCTAGGTTACCTAATTTATTAGAGAAGTATAAACCTGATGTGGTAGTAATTGAATTAGGTGGTAATGATGGCTTACGTGGCACACCACCTAAATTAATTGAACAAAATTTAACACAAATGGTAAGCCTAGCTAAGCAACAAGCAACGGTATTATTGGTTGGTATAGAGTTGCCACCAAACTATGGGCAACAATATTTAGATCGATTTGTTGCTGTTTATCAAGCAGTGGCAGAACAGCAGCAAGTGGCTCTACTGCCCTCTATCGTAGTGAATACAGGTGCTAACCCAGATTTAATGCAAGCGGATGGGGTGCATCCAAATACTAAAGGGCAAGCAATTATAATGGAAGATGTGTGGCAGAAATTACAACCCTTATTAAAGTAA
- a CDS encoding NAD(P)/FAD-dependent oxidoreductase, whose amino-acid sequence MDKIDYVVIGAGVVGLAIARKLALLGNDVIIIEKEAAIGTETSSRNSEVIHAGIYYPTGSLKAKLCVQGNQLLYEYCEQHHVDYKRCGKLIVATNNDQIKELQALQQQASANNVPTLTWLDKEQITTLEPELNAVSALLSPTTGIIDSHGYMLALQGDLEGNGGMIAFNSPVQSATLTTEGIILTIAGDEPFQLLAKNVINCAGLYATQLADNFEGLPKQYIPKGYYAKGSYFSLTKRAPFTHLIYPVPEAGGLGVHLTLDLAGQARFGPDVEWITELDYTVDQQRCNKFYAAIRSYWSNLPDNTLQAAYSGIRPKITPQGVAAADFRIDGVATHGVKGLINLFGIESPGLTASLAIADYVATLLYGNYG is encoded by the coding sequence ATGGATAAAATAGATTATGTTGTAATTGGTGCTGGTGTAGTTGGCTTAGCTATAGCTAGAAAATTAGCTTTACTGGGTAATGATGTTATTATTATTGAAAAAGAAGCAGCTATTGGTACTGAAACAAGCTCTCGTAACAGTGAAGTAATTCATGCAGGTATTTACTATCCGACAGGGTCACTAAAAGCAAAGCTTTGTGTACAAGGTAACCAATTACTTTATGAGTATTGTGAACAACACCATGTTGACTATAAACGTTGTGGTAAACTAATTGTTGCCACTAATAATGATCAAATTAAAGAGTTACAAGCTCTTCAACAACAAGCGTCTGCAAACAATGTACCTACATTGACTTGGTTAGATAAGGAGCAAATCACCACTTTAGAGCCTGAACTTAATGCCGTATCTGCTTTACTATCTCCCACTACAGGTATTATTGATAGTCATGGTTATATGCTTGCCTTACAAGGTGATTTAGAAGGCAACGGAGGTATGATTGCTTTTAATAGCCCTGTCCAATCAGCTACATTAACAACAGAAGGCATAATCCTAACAATAGCTGGAGATGAACCTTTTCAATTATTAGCCAAAAACGTTATCAATTGTGCAGGACTGTATGCCACTCAATTAGCTGATAACTTTGAAGGGTTACCAAAGCAATATATCCCTAAAGGTTATTATGCAAAAGGTAGTTATTTCAGTTTAACAAAACGAGCGCCTTTTACTCATTTAATTTATCCAGTGCCTGAAGCTGGCGGTCTCGGTGTACATCTAACACTTGATTTAGCGGGCCAAGCTCGCTTTGGTCCTGATGTGGAGTGGATTACTGAACTTGACTATACAGTAGATCAACAACGTTGTAATAAATTTTATGCTGCTATTCGTAGTTATTGGTCTAACCTTCCTGATAATACACTACAAGCTGCCTATAGTGGCATAAGACCCAAAATTACCCCACAAGGAGTAGCAGCAGCGGACTTTAGAATAGATGGTGTAGCAACGCATGGAGTTAAAGGGTTAATTAATTTATTTGGAATAGAGTCGCCTGGATTGACTGCTTCATTAGCTATTGCAGATTATGTAGCTACTCTTCTCTATGGTAATTATGGATAG
- a CDS encoding SMI1/KNR4 family protein has translation MSLTFKKFGYTVKSPETDQNINGFRNSNLQTQKKLLEAYNQPLPTLDEIASFEQQTNIQLPKDYSNFLLTVNGGYPSYYYIPTIASTVDHFYPFNCPFQTSSMNDLLILNKKDFFKDGRYHYLPIACTLAGDEYLMALKDDGTYPIYLYNYSDLCLLDFDESKLVFVADSFSIFLNLLVPYEKAQKL, from the coding sequence ATGAGCTTAACATTTAAGAAATTTGGTTATACTGTAAAATCGCCAGAAACTGATCAAAATATTAATGGTTTCAGGAACAGCAACTTACAAACTCAAAAAAAACTATTAGAAGCTTATAACCAGCCACTACCAACCCTTGATGAGATAGCATCGTTCGAACAACAAACCAATATACAGTTACCCAAAGATTATTCTAATTTTTTACTTACTGTAAATGGGGGCTATCCAAGTTATTATTATATTCCAACTATTGCTAGTACCGTTGATCACTTTTATCCATTTAACTGCCCCTTTCAAACTAGCTCAATGAATGACCTGTTAATTCTTAATAAAAAAGATTTCTTTAAAGACGGTCGTTACCACTATCTGCCTATTGCCTGTACATTAGCTGGTGACGAATATTTAATGGCACTGAAAGACGATGGAACATATCCTATTTATTTATATAACTACAGCGATTTATGTCTGTTAGATTTCGATGAGTCAAAACTAGTGTTTGTAGCAGACTCTTTTTCTATTTTTCTGAACCTACTTGTACCTTATGAAAAAGCTCAAAAACTATAA